Proteins encoded within one genomic window of Pseudorasbora parva isolate DD20220531a chromosome 3, ASM2467924v1, whole genome shotgun sequence:
- the rgmb gene encoding RGM domain family member B has translation MGMGRAGPYYPGAERLISPVLHLLVLCTLSSLTHIGESQVQTPQCRIQKCTTDFVSLTSHLNPSLDGFDTEFCKALRAYSACTQRTSKSCRGNLVFHSAMLGISDLMSQRNCSKDGPTSSTHPVIPIEPCNYHSRHHQALRPGTGTGAPEHPRPTYLFCGLFGDPHLRTFKDHFQTCKVEGAWPLIDNNYLSVQVTNVPVVYGSSATATNKVTIIFKPYQECTDQKVYQGVTDDLPAAFVDGTISGGDSETRSIWILEKSPGRHVEIHAAYIGVTIIVRQQGRYLTLAVRMPEELAMAFDETQDLQLCMNGCPTSERIDQEGHLQLPMLGLQQAGFQLQARVEAQRSVFTLESASRKCKEQLEVKDIYFHSCVFDLLTTGDANFTTAAYSALKDMETLHPKKERWHIFPNSTAGLRPFSLLLNALLTCFLITVLL, from the exons atgggtatgGGGAGAGCAGGACCTTACTACCCCGGGGCTGAGCGCCTCATCTCTCCGGTACTACATCTACTAGTGCTGTGCACCCtctcctctctcacacacatag GTGAGAGCCAGGTCCAAACTCCACAGTGCCGCATCCAAAAGTGCACCACTGACTTCGTCTCTCTCACTTCTCATCTTAATCCTTCACTGGATGGCTTTGATACTGAGTTCTGCAAGGCGCTGCGGGCTTACTCCGCCTGCACCCAGCGGACATCCAAGAGCTGCAGGGGCAACCTGGTCTTCCACTCTGCCATGCTGGGCATCAGTGACCTCATGAGCCAGAGGAACTGCTCCAAGGATGGGCCCACATCATCTACCCATCCCGTCATCCCCATTGAGCCGTGCAACTATCACAGCCGCCATCACCAAGCATTGCGGCCCGGGACAGGGACAGGGGCTCCAGAACACCCAAGACCGACCTATCTGTTCTGTGGCCTGTTTGGGGACCCTCATCTTAGGACTTTCAAAGACCATTTTCAGACATGTAAGGTTGAAGGGGCATGGCCCCTCATTGATAACAATTACCTGTCAGTGCAGGTCACAAATGTTCCAGTGGTATATGGATCCAGTGCCACAGCTACCAATAAG GTCACGATAATCTTCAAACCGTACCAAGAATGCACGGACCAGAAGGTCTACCAGGGCGTAACAGATGACCTTCCAGCCGCCTTTGTGGACGGCACCATCAGCGGGGGCGATAGTGAAACCCGCAGTATCTGGATCCTGGAGAAGTCGCCCGGCCGGCACGTCGAAATCCACGCCGCGTACATCGGCGTCACAATCATCGTACGCCAGCAGGGCCGTTACCTGACGCTAGCCGTGCGCATGCCAGAGGAGCTTGCCATGGCCTTCGACGAAACGCAGGACCTGCAGCTTTGCATGAACGGTTGCCCCACATCGGAGCGCATCGACCAAGAGGGACATCTTCAGCTGCCCATGCTGGGCCTCCAGCAGGCCGGCTTTCAGCTGCAGGCGAGGGTCGAAGCCCAGAGAAGCGTCTTCACCCTCGAAAGCGCATCCAGGAAGTGCAAGGAGCAGCTGGAGGTTAAGGACATATATTTCCACTCCTGCGTGTTTGACCTGCTCACCACAGGAGATGCGAACTTCACCACTGCCGCCTACAGTGCCCTGAAGGACATGGAGACTCTGCACCCCAAGAAGGAGCGCTGGCATATTTTTCCGAACTCAACCGCTGGGCTCAGGCCGTTTTCATTACTCCTCAATGCACTGCTAACCTGCTTCCTCATCACTGTGCTTTTATAA